CCCTTTGCTatgatggtggctagctctatttatagaggccccgatcctcttcccaaatgttaggcggaaagggatccaacaacggccaagtttgaagggggacaaccaaTACAAGTTATCCTGATAAAAGGTGGTCTTCACATGCCAAAGACTCTGGTAGTGATGCCGctgtgggctccatgatgaccttcgtcctgctggccttggtcttgttgcaccgataaggaaatctttgcctgatgcctcgggactcctcgcctgcgcctgtctctttagcaccaaagaggaaactggtacactgcgtccGCTGGCGCACGCCTGACTTTGgttatcatggctcacgtcacgtgaacctcacaaggtgccccttgcatagatatctccgctcctcacgagccagcctagtgaggctgcccctgggaggtcttggcgtcgcccgcctcgcaaggcttggcccctcgcgagagtcttgaaTTGTCGCTGCAGATAATGGGCCGCACCAGGCCgccggtggagccacgccgtgggccgcagacaggcaagtctaggtacccccgttcccaggacaccgacattagtcatgaatttaggagctcgaatGTCGAGACTCACAAGCTCACGAAGCATGCTTTATCCCTACCGGCTAGCAGGCATGTGTGGTTGGGTCAGTCGGAATGACTTCCTTTCGTCCGTGTAAACATTGTGACGGCTGAATAAAAAGCTTTGGAGTTTGTCTAAAAAAAGAAAAAGTCACACGAGGGGCGCCATGTTTGATTTTAACCCCACGATCTTTTTTCTATCTCACTTCATGTGGTTTTGATCAATAAAATCTAGATATTACCCTAAATAAAAACCAGCCACACGAGGGTttctaaaacaaaacaaaaaacaaaaaacaaaacagccacaCGAGGTGTGACCTCCTTCTTTCCGAAGCAAAGCACGAGGGCCGTGCGACGACGACTTCCCCACGGCAGAGTTTTCCCCTTTCCCCCCTCATCCCCTCCCCACTCGCCAAAAATCCTCGATCCAAATCCCCACTCCGGCGACGCGACGCGGCCATGCGCAGCTGCCGATAGGCGACGACTGCAGCGACCACGCGTGAGCGGCCATGGACGAGGGCTACGCCAGCCTCCCCACCAGCCACCTCCTCGGCTCCGTCCCCGTACCGATCACGCCCTTCCCCCCTAATCGTTTCCTGCATCTCGTCTCGCTAGGGTTGGCGTTGTTGTTGAGCTGGGGTGATCGATTCTgttgcatctgcaggctgtggttgTGGCTCCCGATGAGAGGAAGCCCGGTGCCCCGGCCGAAGgtacgtgcgcgcgcgcgcgtgcgtttCAGATTAgttctgccgctgccgctgcttggTTGAGGTTACATTAATTGCCATTAATTACATTTCAGTTGGAAATGCCGCTGCCACCTCGCGCCTGCAGCAGTTTCCGCCTGCTCCTGCTGCCAACGGAGGAGGTTACCAGCCTCCAGGGAGTCCTCTAGGTAATGAACTGGCCTCTTAAATTAATTATCAGCGTGTTCCATCCACAGTAATTAGTTTGTCTGCAATATTCGAATGAATCCAGCTCTGCATACACGATGTACCAGGGTAATGTGTGCGGATACATTTTGGTTTGGTGGGATGCGAAGTGGATATCTTACTTGCTTATGTGATTGTATTTACATTCCAATGGGCCAAGTGTAGGGTTTATAGATTTCAGTCCGGAAGGGCCTGAGTATAGCTGTGATGTCTCTGGTGTGAGAAATCTTGAACAAAGGACATGGCCTCCCCATGGTTTCCGTCCCGATGTGATAttagtatgtatatatatatatcctggtaATACTTTGTTAAAGCTGCATGTGCAAAATACTAATATAGAGCTTATAGCAACTTCTGTTTGCATGAGTCATAGAGATTGCGTACCATAGCTGCTGTATGGAGCACATGATAATAATATTGTGCATTTCATGACTGCTATTGTTTGCCTACGGCGCACCATTTTTAGGTCTTCAGAAAAATAATGTAATTATGATTTTTCTAGAAGTCTCCAGTCCAAAGAAAGCACTATCGTGCGTTAGTTCTTTGTTTGTTACTTTGGCCTTTATCCCAGACAATGCATAGATGATAGGATTTTTCTCAATATTTCATTTTAAATTGCATGTGGTGATGTGGATGATGTTTCTTTTgcacctgttgttctatgttgaagtCTTTGTTTACCCTCTTTGCAGGTGGAGATGTAGAAACACAGACAAACTGGAAAGGATACTTCAATGTTGCCTCTTATACTCCATATTTCAATGTTGATACTGATGTCGTTGTTGACAGACTTATCAGTTCAGTTTATCCAATGGAGGGATTTTTCAGGAAGATAGATGCTAATCCTGACATGTAAGTGTATTGCCAAGCTTCTACCTGCTTCCAAGTTTGAAATTTTTGAGTTCTAAGTACCACAGTCTGTAGTAAATGATTTGAGGCAAATGGTCAAGTATATAGCTCATAATATGGGCAATTCACAAAGATCATTACACTCAAGTGATATCATAAGTTGCAGCACATGCACATGCTGCAGTATTATTGAGAGCACTGTTGGAACATGCCAGAATTGTGTAGTGAAGCAATACTAGCACTAGCATCAGATGAATTTTTTTATTGGGGAAGTGCGATAATTTAATAGACATTCTAGAGAAATACCAAATATGGTGTAACAGATATATGTTGTAACTTGTAATTTGTATAGCAGAATGGGGTTTGTTATGCTAGCAACATAATTTTTAAGGGAACACGACAAGTCATAATTTTAAGGAACTCCTCACCCACTTTTGCACTTGAGTTTCTTACTGCATTGTTATGACTACATTTTATCTCTGAGCCTACTTTTCGATCTGTGATAATCATTTTCTTTATTCTGCAGGTATGGGCCCTTATGGATTACCACTACACTGATATTCATGCTGGCTGCATTCGGAAACTTTGCCACTTATCTAATGCAAAGGAAAAGTGATCTGAACATATGGAACTTTGATGTTAGCTATTTCAGTTTGGCGGCATCAGTCATGTACGGTTATGCTATCGTGGTACCTGCTGCATTCTTTTTCCTGTTTCAGTACTTTGGATCACGCCCAAGCCTTATCCGGTTTTGGTGTATGTGGGGCTATTCTCTGTTTATCTTCGTACCAGCATCTGTAAGTATTTAAGTTCTATCCCAGTACATTTATATTTTTTTACAAGCAAGAACATGTAGCACATTGCGTACGTACCTTTTATTGAACTTCCGTGAGAATTTTCATTCATTGATGCAACTATATATAATGTAAAGAATATCTAGTCAGAGAATTGACTCTATCAAAGTAATAATCCATGTAATGTTATGGTTGTCCATGTTTTGGCTAGCACTCTATTCTTTCATGCAAAGGGTGACTTGCTTGTCTAACACAGATTGCTCTGCTATTTTTCTTTGCCTCAGATACTGCTACTTATTCCTGTGGAATTTCTTCGCTGGGTCATCATAGCTGGTGCTGGTGGTGCATCATCTTGGTTCATCTTTTTAAACTTGAAGGAATGCACCGAAGGAGCTGATATGATGGCTTTGATCGCAAGTGCATCAGTGCTGCAGTTTGCTCTGGCACTGTTCATCAAAGTTTTCTTTTTTGCCTGAGATCTATTCTGTGTTGCTTCAGGTCGGCTACTCTTGTCGAACTGCATATCCTCAATTCCACTTCCAAATATTCCGTTACACCCTTCTGAACAACTCCACGCTTTTAATGTTATTGAGTACTCTATAGTAAAGTGGGCAAGCTGTTTGACACACTTCTTTTTTCcttttagcaggtgagctggatgtTTTCTTTGTGTCCCCGTCGTTCTGTTCTGCCATTCATCTTTCTGAGGACCAGGCAGTGGACTAGTTTCACCCTACATACATATTGACCCTAGATTTGATAGACCTTGGGAGTGTCTGTTTTCAAGATTTTTGACTTGTGTAGTTAAGGGAATTTCACTGTGTGCGTTCCAGTGCGAAGTTACTAAGTTTGCAATCTAAATTTGCACCTGGTGAACTTTCTGCCACCGTGTTGTACAACAACGGTGGTTAGCAAGAATGTGAAGCTCTTTTTTGTTTGTACAATCCATTGCTGTGAATGCATGGTTTTCTCATGTTTCTATCCAGCATAGTAAGCTAATTGATGTGAGGTATGTTGTTTGCGTAGACGTGCATCCCTTAGGTTTAACCAGCGAACTGAACAAATCATGAATGCCTTAATTATTTCATGGGCGAAGCTTGAAAAAGTAGATATAGCCTGGTTAATCATACGATTCTGGAATTTGGACTGAGATGACATTCGGTTCAAATCATTGGGCTGTTTGGATCTCAATCAAAGCTTGTCACACCTATGGTTGCCAGAAGTTTAATAGTGATGCTGCTTTTGTACAACTTtcgtatggatcggagggagtaacgaACTTTGTAGGCTTATTCTTGTGGTAAGGCGCGAGGGAGTAACGAACTTTGTAGGCTTATTCTTGTGGTAAGGCGCATACTCGCAGCAGCTTAGCTTCAAACCAAACAAGCAGCAGAGTGGTAAGCATTTTTCACCAGGATTTGTAGGAGTACTCGATAAATGTAGCACCAGTGAAACTGCGAAATATTATAGGAAGAGATGGTTGCAGTGGTCAGTTCCTCGCTTAATCTTGACAACCAAATGCAGTCCATGACCAAGGCCCAGTACAACTACAGCTAAAACAAAGTTCTGTAGTAGCATTTGCCTCAATGTTAACATGCCACATAACAAAGGTTATACTACAATTCTAGGCCCCATCTCACATCATTTCTGCAGGACTCATGTTCCATAGGAATGCATTCCTAGTACAGTACCATTTGTCCAAACTACCACCCAGATAGAAAGAAATAAACCTGAACTTCCACTCCATTCAACCCTTTACCAGACCTTTGAGTTCTCTCAACCAGGACAAGTACTCATGGCACTCCTTGGTTATCATGTAAGCATGCATGAAGTCGGTAAAATGCGCCGAGATGCCCCTACTTCCCAAGTAGAGATGCAAAGCCTTCTGAAGCTCCCCAGGAATGCCGCTGCAAACAATGTGATGTGAACCCAGTGTAAGCAAACCTAGAACAGCCATGACAAACCATCACCGCAAGGGCATTACACCAATTACCTGAAAGCAGTTCCACCAGCAGATTCATCGCTCGATCCAAACTCCAGCCTCTCGATGACGAACCCCGTGGGGTAGGAGCGGCAGCCGATCTCCAAGCATGAAGCCGCTCCTACTCCTTTGCGAATCCTCACAGTGAGTGGGATGCAGTACTGGTTTGGGACACCGCCACCGGCCTGGCTCTGTTTCTTGCCGTCTTCAGCTTGGTCATCCTCTTCCTGCTCGCCGTCGTCTTGCGCAGCTCCGGCGACGGGGCTGGGCAGGAGCGCCTCCACCTCGATCCGCTCGTCCTGATGGGTCCTCGTGAGCGTTATCCTGCTGGTGCCCTCCTTGTCTCTGATCTCGAAGGGGAAGCCTTCCCCTAGTTCCTTCGCCTGGCAGGAGATAATCCATTGTTACATCTTCAGATCAGCCAGTGTTATTCCCCGAATCATCTGCAGTGGAGGGGAGAGAGATGGCGAGCCTTGTGCAGGAGGCGTGGCGGTTACCCAGTTGCGGTTCCTGCAGTCGAGCTGGGCGCGGGAGATCTCGTAGGTTATGACCCGGAGGAGTTGGGCGTCGGCGACGGCGCTCGGCTTCGgggcggagagggaggagagaggggcgacgggcgccgcGCGAGGGTGGGGAGGGCCGACGCGTCCGCTGCGTGGGCTGCCCAGGGCGGCGAGAAGGGCGcgcgcggccgccgccgccctggGGGCGCGGCGTAGGGCGGAGGCGATGGCCAACTTTGGAGTACAGCGTTGAGATGCTATACACACGATAGGCTGTAGACGATTTGCAGACGACCCATCTCATCAAGCCGTCAGTGCACACCTGGACATCACCGTCCATTCCTCTATTGTGCACACTTTGTTTGGAAATTGTCGTCCATGTAGtagtttcgatgttggaggttggtCTTTTTAGGTCTTGTAAGAGCATTACTAGtaaaaccctcaaaccctcaaatccttaaagcagttttaagggttgagaagtgccactttttgacacttttaaggattgaaaaacaggggcaaatactagaaccctcaaacccaacccttaaacTGCTTTAAGGATTGGATTTGAGGGCTCTAGTCTTTGTCTCGACCCCAACCTTTAAATCTATCATTTGACATCTCATAATTTATgacaacaagaacacaatcaacttccaaacaaactaccaaatgacaatcattgatgcatggtttaatagtttacatcataaaatcatcatcttcctcctctcatcgGCACCATCACCAAAAAGTTGCACCTCGGCGCCATCTCCTAGACCACAAGCGGGCTCCATCAAGCATCTTCATCGGCACCGGTGGAGTCGTACACACCGCCATCACCACAACTACTCATCGGAGTGTCACTTCGAAAAGTAGAGGACGCAACACggaacatcctcttcctctccgcgatgtcctccttgtagtccttccaccattgcaattggtcttcatccatgtccttcttggacatcatcatgtgctctttctcttccaccatgagttctttccatacctttgcctctttgagcttgatcatcctctcctccaactcggccttgcgctttgcttcttcacgctttgcttcaacttgtgcaagcttgacctctttcttcttctcggtgataagaagcttcgtctccaatgtcttcgttgtcaattcctctcttgccttcatcatgtggtccatcttcttccttAGGCTTGACGCCTCTTCTTCCATCTTCACCCTTAGCTTGCCCTTCTTGGTTCCTCGGGCTTGCCCAAgttcctctcctcctcatcttcactatcatccatccttagcattgccgacttcttgggtgcggtctcttgatccctcaacttccacttgtcaaaggtttgaagaattgaccaaacatgcttaaatgggaatggcttgcccttggaagcggccatctccttgtacctcatgccggcaattgtctcctatcaagcacacataaatcacataagaacccaccaatagcatagtgcacacacataatcaaaatagtgaagaaatatgtactcacatagtcactttccacggttccactaggtggtgcatctatcacttggtccatggccgcactccAACGAGAACAAGCGGGCTTGATCAACTCTCACCGGCCTtgaagtgaccgtaaagagcgatgGATGAACCCACTATTCTTCGGCTTGATCTTACAATAGACGtcctcgatcctttgccaataccgTTTACCGGTTTGATCGGTGCCAGTGGTTGCATCCATTCCCACAGCTGCCCAAACACGAACCAAGAGGACATCTTCCGCCTCGGTGTAGTTTGTCGACTGCGCGTGTGGGCCGGAAGCGGCGGTGAATGCCTCCTCCCCTATCTCGaccacctcctcctcgtcatcccctacatcctcctcatcttcctccttctcctccaagtCGTCACCAACCCTAGAGGGGTCTAGAGGCGGAGCTCCGAGGTCCACCTCCGCGTTTTGGAGGAGGTCCATGAACGAGGATGAGTTTGCCATTTCCTCGAACACCTCGTGCGCGGCGGGAGGAGGTTCGGCGCCGGCGGCGCCGCGGGCTTCTTCCGCGCCGCGGGCTTCTTCCGCGCCGCGGGCTTCTTCCGCGGCTTGGTCACGGCCGGGGACGAGCCGACAACCTTGGAGGCCGCCCCTCGCGGCCCATGAGAGGTCGCCTTCAGCCGGCTCTTCTTGGTGGCCGAggcaggcggcggggaggcggcgagggcgggcgccAATGCGGTGACGGTGGCCGGGGCAGTGACGGTGGTCGGGGCGGCAGGAGGTGGTGCGAGACCCGCCCGCCGCCGCTTGGCCCCGACGTGGTTCCCCGCCACCACATCGGCCACGGTCGGTTGGGCGGGGGcgagggcgggggcgggggcgggcggGACGGGCGGGGGCGCGGCAGCGGCGGGGCCCTCCATGGCCGGCGCGGCaggaggcggcgggaggaggaggccgggaggaGGAAGCGGTTGGCTCCCGCGCGAGCGaggagcgagcgaggaggaggagtgcgggttGGGGGGCGATTTTCCCCTCAACCCCTACTTCTACAGATTGCAAAGTGGTTTGAGGTTGGACCTCTAATTTTTTTTACGAGTTTGAGGGTTTAGAGGTTCTAGTCTACAATGTTTTTGGCGAAAACTGTAAAAAagcggttatttttagaggtttgagggtttgagggctctactagtaatgctctaaggTCGTCGGGGAAGATGCTTAGTAAAATAAATTGATTTTTTTCTTAAGCACTATACTTATCTATATGGAAATGCCTAATTAAACGTCTATCTTCTATAAATAAGCAATCGATGCTTAAAGAAAAACTGATTTATTTCTTTAAGCTTCCCCCCTTAGGGCATCTCCATCGACAATTATCAAACAGACACCCTCAAATATCGGCGGACAGTCGGCCGGACAACGGTCATCCAATGCCATCCTCAATTATCCGCCCACTTGTTCAATGAAAAGAAGAGAGAGAAGGGAAATAGAGGGAAAAGCATTGTGGTCAGAGTGGTCGTACGTCGAGTTGGTGGTGTTTGCGGGTCGTCTGGACTTACCTAGAGCCCCCCTCTTTTCCTCCTGACTTTTGGGACGGAATGAGGGGTAACGTTGGAGGCCTAAAAGTGTCTCGACTGTGAGGTCCGAACATTGGAAACATCTAGGAGAGATTTGGTGAGTcgggttggagatgcccttatgggCTTGTAATTTTTTTTCTATCAATGCCAAGGTGAAAGGTGTTTGCTTTTTCTTGAAAAACTATGTAATACTCTTAAGGTTAAGAACTACAATATGATACACATTTTTCACACTTtgaatactgttggaaatatgccctagaggcaataataaaaggattattattatatttccttgttcatgataattgtattttattcatgctataattgtgttatccagaaattgtaatacatgtgtgaatacatagacaccaatatgtccctagtaagcctctagttgactagctcgttgatcaacagatagtcatggtttcccgactatggacattggatgtcattgataacgagatcacatcattaggagaatgatgtgatggacaagacccaatcctaaacatagcacaagatcatatagttcgtttgctagagtttttccaatgtcaagtatcttttccttagaccatgagatcgtgtaactcccggataccgtaggaatgctttgggtgtaccaaacgtcacaacgtaactgggtgactataaaggtatactacgggtatctctgaaagtgtctgttgggttgacacggatcaagactgggatttgtcactccatatgacggagaggtatctctgggcccactcggtaatgcatcatcataatgagctcaaagtgaccaagtgtctggtcacgggatcatgcattacggtacgagtaaagtgacttgccggtaacgagattgaatgaggtattgggataccgacgatcgaatctcgggcaagtaacgtaccgattgacaaagggaattgtatacggggttgcttgaatcctcgacatcgtggttcatccgatgagatcatcgaggagcatgtgggggccaacatgggtatccagatcccactattggttattgaccggagagccatctcggtcatgtctacatgtctcccgaacccgtagggtctacacacttaagattcgatgacgctagggttgtagagatatgaatatgcagtaacccgaaagttgttcggagtcccggatgagatcccggacgtcacgaggagttccggaatggtccagaggtgaagtattatatataggaagtgcagtttcggccatcggaagagtttcgggggtcaccagtattgtaccgggaccaccggatgggtcccgggggtccaccgggtgggaccacccatcccggagggccccatgggctgaagtggggaggggaaccagcccatagtgggctggtgcgcccccctatgcccaccccctgcgcctagggttggaaaccctagggtggggggcgccccacttgccttgggggccactccacccttggccgccgcccccctaggagatcccatctcctagggccggcgccccccttggggagcctatataaagggggggagggaggggcagccgcacccttgactcttggcgcctccctgtcccctgctacacctctccctctcgcagtagaacggcgaagccctgttgcggtgactcctgcatccaccaccacgccgtcgtgctgctagatcttcatctacctctcctcccccttgctggatcaagaaggaggagacgtcacgctgaccgtacgtgtgttgaacacggaggtgccgtccgttcggcgctaggatctccggtgatttggatcacgtcgagtacgacttcctcatccccgttctttgaacgcttccgcgcgtgatct
The sequence above is a segment of the Triticum dicoccoides isolate Atlit2015 ecotype Zavitan chromosome 1A, WEW_v2.0, whole genome shotgun sequence genome. Coding sequences within it:
- the LOC119353954 gene encoding uncharacterized protein At2g39795, mitochondrial-like codes for the protein MDGDVQLAIASALRRAPRAAAAARALLAALGSPRSGRVGPPHPRAAPVAPLSSLSAPKPSAVADAQLLRVITYEISRAQLDCRNRNWAKELGEGFPFEIRDKEGTSRITLTRTHQDERIEVEALLPSPVAGAAQDDGEQEEDDQAEDGKKQSQAGGGVPNQYCIPLTVRIRKGVGAASCLEIGCRSYPTGFVIERLEFGSSDESAGGTAFSGIPGELQKALHLYLGSRGISAHFTDFMHAYMITKECHEYLSWLRELKGLVKG
- the LOC119281974 gene encoding protein YIPF1 homolog, with translation MDEGYASLPTSHLLGSVPAVVVAPDERKPGAPAEVGNAAATSRLQQFPPAPAANGGGYQPPGSPLGGDVETQTNWKGYFNVASYTPYFNVDTDVVVDRLISSVYPMEGFFRKIDANPDMYGPLWITTTLIFMLAAFGNFATYLMQRKSDLNIWNFDVSYFSLAASVMYGYAIVVPAAFFFLFQYFGSRPSLIRFWCMWGYSLFIFVPASILLLIPVEFLRWVIIAGAGGASSWFIFLNLKECTEGADMMALIASASVLQFALALFIKVFFFA